A DNA window from Methanocorpusculum sp. contains the following coding sequences:
- a CDS encoding FRG domain-containing protein, with the protein MTDYNITPELDINNTYHPSTDCKICDDIFEAIRQLHPVHHMLYLKNCQKIDYRIPSPSAEILRYDNGKRVGLPYSFEAGYYKNIMGESSSNVEFLRQHIRTHFPGLYRGEYKFRETTLPSCQRDISRTTGIPFSTQQLIDLLKIEEFTQIAKTFPNTILAQMGKININWEALAQHYGLRTNLIDVSSEPFIAAFFATHRYDYDTDQCKMVTKGIGCIKKAHPISFYLYPVDNGGGDSRINSIIGVQHFKRPTLQRAFCWNEFFNYQNNTQMNIDESKQNTIAATFQEMITSQPRSWKLNWRCIKFQQSAKMTRKIHDLFYNGDDCSLFPDELISKAAKDVERSKSVTINSIYSVAKQINKSPDEIINEVKSAGYSIVFYPAFTLSDKDIHNLCYDIQKYGLYPNTDLFERKIYFGDEDGKLFEPDDSYSTFNAGTKDTMLALIRLGNEVFRIA; encoded by the coding sequence TTGACAGACTATAACATAACCCCTGAATTGGATATCAACAACACTTATCATCCCTCAACAGATTGTAAAATTTGCGATGATATATTCGAGGCAATAAGGCAGCTGCACCCAGTTCATCACATGCTCTATCTGAAAAACTGCCAAAAAATAGATTATAGAATACCAAGCCCTAGTGCTGAGATATTAAGATACGACAACGGGAAAAGAGTCGGGCTTCCTTATTCCTTTGAAGCAGGTTATTATAAAAATATAATGGGCGAATCATCCTCAAATGTTGAATTTTTACGACAACACATTCGAACACATTTTCCAGGATTATATAGAGGAGAGTATAAATTTCGTGAAACAACTCTTCCAAGTTGTCAGCGGGATATTTCCAGAACAACTGGGATTCCATTTTCGACTCAGCAGTTAATCGATCTCCTGAAAATTGAGGAGTTTACTCAGATTGCCAAAACTTTTCCAAATACGATTCTTGCACAGATGGGAAAAATTAACATAAATTGGGAAGCTCTCGCTCAACATTATGGACTTCGAACCAATCTCATTGATGTTTCAAGTGAACCATTCATCGCAGCATTTTTTGCAACACACCGATATGACTATGATACTGATCAATGCAAAATGGTAACCAAGGGAATAGGATGCATCAAAAAAGCACATCCAATCTCATTCTATCTTTACCCAGTTGATAATGGTGGTGGTGATTCGAGAATAAACTCAATAATCGGGGTACAGCACTTTAAGCGCCCAACCCTTCAGAGAGCTTTCTGCTGGAATGAGTTTTTCAATTATCAAAATAACACTCAGATGAATATTGATGAATCCAAACAAAACACCATAGCAGCCACATTTCAGGAGATGATTACATCACAACCAAGATCCTGGAAACTTAACTGGAGATGTATTAAATTTCAGCAATCTGCCAAAATGACGCGAAAGATTCATGATTTATTCTATAATGGTGATGATTGTAGTCTGTTTCCGGATGAATTAATCTCAAAAGCAGCCAAAGATGTTGAAAGGAGCAAATCTGTAACAATCAACTCAATATACTCAGTTGCGAAACAAATTAATAAATCTCCTGATGAAATTATCAATGAGGTAAAATCTGCAGGTTATTCAATCGTATTTTATCCTGCATTTACATTGTCTGATAAAGATATTCATAATCTTTGTTATGATATTCAAAAATATGGATTATATCCCAATACAGATCTATTTGAGAGAAAGATCTACTTTGGGGATGAAGATGGGAAACTGTTCGAACCAGATGATTCTTATTCAACGTTTAATGCAGGGACAAAGGATACTATGTTGGCGCTTATTAGGCTTGGTAATGAGGTATTTAGAATTGCTTAA
- a CDS encoding class I SAM-dependent methyltransferase, with translation MDNPRYIPTAEEITRLNAFLKIRSVPELEKQTIKYIEKVTGKSWKDETVLEKIRNAIITQKESYWKEGVQKSISYKGGYSVLGYMAYQMPGYVLEFSEFFAAMITSGLIRKHVKILDIGAGPGTVSIGVARVLSCLEGMTAEITSLEYYETHIEAYQVIVPEFLKNAGGKVTAEKPLAQDITKDIPEGEFDLIVCSNVINELSGLDPEKKAELVMALSKHLVFDGNLVLLEPADLTNSTMLRDLSRDVKKQGLTLYAPCNDLRGMYCTVSPCWSFRSYADIKPTDLMFALGGAEEKFRFVNTDVKFSYAILRTDGHRKCGYKIPADAKRARLSQLKKHLERRIHITVSVMSADIGDAKNYLFLVCDGTGTTPTYLALPAFHRIPEHEALLTASYGSVVAVDSVMVRFNKQQNAYNLLMGRESFTRMIAGVSTGNKAPDKIALLKEKYGKKPSPNYRGKKTGKPSSKR, from the coding sequence ATGGATAATCCACGATACATCCCGACCGCTGAGGAAATAACCCGCCTCAACGCTTTTTTAAAGATACGCAGCGTCCCTGAACTTGAAAAACAGACGATCAAATATATCGAGAAGGTGACCGGCAAGTCCTGGAAAGATGAGACTGTTCTCGAAAAGATCCGAAACGCCATCATCACCCAGAAGGAATCATACTGGAAAGAGGGAGTGCAGAAGAGTATCTCCTACAAAGGAGGATACAGCGTTCTCGGCTACATGGCATACCAGATGCCGGGCTATGTTCTCGAGTTCTCTGAATTTTTTGCCGCAATGATCACCTCGGGCCTGATCAGAAAACATGTGAAGATCCTGGACATCGGGGCCGGACCCGGAACCGTTTCGATCGGTGTTGCCCGTGTCCTTTCCTGTCTGGAGGGGATGACCGCCGAGATCACGTCCCTTGAATATTACGAGACCCATATCGAAGCGTATCAGGTGATCGTTCCTGAGTTTCTCAAAAATGCCGGGGGAAAAGTCACCGCGGAAAAACCGCTCGCACAAGATATCACGAAAGACATCCCCGAAGGGGAGTTCGACTTGATCGTCTGTTCAAATGTTATCAACGAACTGAGCGGTCTTGACCCGGAGAAAAAAGCAGAACTTGTCATGGCACTGTCGAAGCATCTTGTCTTTGACGGAAATCTGGTCCTCCTTGAACCAGCCGACCTTACCAATTCAACGATGCTCCGCGATCTCTCACGCGATGTGAAGAAACAAGGCCTTACCTTATACGCCCCCTGTAATGATCTCCGGGGCATGTATTGTACGGTTTCACCCTGCTGGTCGTTCCGTTCCTATGCCGACATCAAACCAACAGACCTTATGTTCGCACTTGGCGGTGCTGAAGAGAAGTTCAGGTTCGTGAACACGGATGTGAAGTTTTCCTATGCGATCCTCAGAACCGACGGGCACAGAAAATGCGGATACAAGATCCCGGCGGATGCAAAGAGAGCAAGACTCTCCCAACTCAAAAAACATCTGGAGAGAAGGATCCATATCACGGTTTCGGTAATGTCGGCAGACATCGGCGATGCGAAAAATTATCTGTTCCTCGTCTGTGACGGGACGGGCACAACGCCGACCTACCTGGCACTGCCGGCATTCCACAGAATACCCGAGCATGAAGCTTTGCTCACCGCATCCTACGGATCTGTGGTGGCCGTCGATTCGGTAATGGTACGGTTCAATAAACAGCAGAATGCCTACAATCTGCTGATGGGACGTGAAAGTTTCACCAGAATGATCGCCGGTGTTTCAACAGGAAATAAAGCTCCTGACAAGATCGCCTTACTGAAGGAAAAATACGGCAAAAAACCCTCCCCGAATTATCGGGGAAAGAAGACGGGTAAACCTTCGAGTAAGAGATAG
- a CDS encoding ZPR1 zinc finger domain-containing protein produces MRQVIPAPCPECGEDIEYIYDTENIPYFSDILLICGVCNCGFRIVDTMVLNDHEPSRWEMKVETQNDLDARVIRSMQGEIDIPEFGINIHPGPACFGFVSNIEGILERAEDAVKRASISCEGDEIAQAKKLLEEIDKARRSEIPFTVIITDPSGNSGIVSSKAKKTKLEIEPEADGYSVKTLV; encoded by the coding sequence ATGCGTCAGGTAATCCCCGCCCCCTGCCCTGAATGCGGAGAGGATATCGAATACATATATGATACGGAAAATATCCCGTATTTTTCCGACATTCTCCTGATCTGCGGCGTTTGCAACTGTGGGTTTCGCATCGTCGATACCATGGTGTTAAACGACCACGAACCAAGCCGCTGGGAGATGAAAGTAGAGACACAGAACGATCTTGATGCACGGGTCATACGCAGTATGCAGGGTGAGATCGATATCCCCGAGTTCGGCATAAATATCCATCCGGGGCCAGCCTGCTTTGGATTCGTATCAAACATCGAAGGGATCCTTGAACGGGCAGAGGATGCAGTAAAACGCGCCTCGATATCCTGTGAAGGAGACGAGATCGCCCAGGCAAAAAAACTCCTGGAAGAGATCGATAAAGCAAGAAGATCAGAAATACCATTTACCGTCATCATCACTGACCCGAGCGGAAACTCGGGTATCGTCTCCTCAAAAGCTAAGAAGACCAAACTCGAAATTGAGCCAGAAGCTGACGGATACTCCGTCAAAACACTCGTGTAA
- the sepF gene encoding cell division protein SepF, translating to MGFLDGVFGSKDKSTEEDTYMKLDLQAYEGAVGENEPATMYVKVASVCDIKDCPKIKDEIYNGNIVIIDITKLKLDKIMFDRVMGDLRAVSRDVNGDIIGLGDQRYVIVVPTGVRISREKLGGY from the coding sequence ATGGGATTTCTTGACGGAGTATTTGGCTCAAAGGATAAATCAACAGAAGAAGATACTTACATGAAGCTTGATCTGCAGGCATACGAAGGCGCGGTCGGAGAGAACGAACCCGCAACGATGTATGTCAAAGTCGCAAGCGTCTGTGATATCAAAGACTGTCCGAAGATAAAAGACGAGATCTACAACGGAAATATTGTCATCATCGACATCACCAAACTGAAACTCGATAAAATCATGTTCGATCGTGTAATGGGCGATCTTCGTGCCGTTTCCCGTGATGTGAACGGTGACATCATCGGACTTGGCGACCAACGTTACGTTATCGTTGTGCCGACCGGTGTCCGTATCTCCCGCGAGAAACTCGGCGGGTACTAA
- a CDS encoding RNA-binding protein, with protein MVELIIKKRHAIKKSQLAALMTKLTENIGEEAALYNAPMIEIAETASKFNIYIIDKKPLVMEKDDWAFPTLRGAISRPFTGRRIVVDMGAIPYMINGADIMRPGIVSVTDDVKAGQPALAVDESHNKPLAVVLPLYDAKDIIALEKGKAAKNLHYIGDELWNMEI; from the coding sequence ATGGTAGAACTTATCATCAAAAAACGCCACGCCATCAAAAAAAGTCAGCTTGCGGCTTTGATGACAAAGCTTACAGAGAATATCGGAGAAGAAGCTGCTCTGTACAATGCTCCGATGATCGAAATCGCAGAGACAGCATCAAAATTCAACATCTACATCATCGACAAAAAGCCGCTCGTTATGGAAAAGGATGACTGGGCATTCCCCACACTCCGCGGGGCGATCTCCCGTCCGTTTACCGGCAGACGTATCGTAGTCGATATGGGGGCAATTCCCTACATGATCAACGGCGCAGATATCATGCGACCGGGAATCGTTTCGGTCACGGACGATGTTAAGGCTGGTCAGCCGGCACTCGCAGTCGATGAGAGCCATAACAAACCCCTCGCCGTGGTCCTTCCACTGTATGATGCAAAGGATATCATCGCGCTCGAGAAGGGGAAGGCGGCGAAAAATCTGCATTACATCGGCGATGAGCTCTGGAATATGGAGATCTAG
- a CDS encoding LSM domain-containing protein — translation MTKRPLEILDQVLNRQPVIISLKGGREIRGVLQGYDVHMNLVLDKAEEEGENGIAELGTLIVRGDNVIYISPSVE, via the coding sequence ATGACAAAGCGACCACTAGAAATTTTAGATCAGGTTCTGAACCGCCAGCCGGTTATCATTTCACTGAAAGGTGGACGGGAGATCCGTGGAGTTCTTCAGGGATACGATGTTCACATGAACCTGGTTCTTGACAAGGCAGAGGAAGAAGGAGAGAACGGGATTGCTGAACTCGGCACTTTGATCGTGCGCGGAGACAACGTCATCTACATCTCTCCATCTGTAGAATAA
- a CDS encoding 50S ribosomal protein L37e: protein MTKGTPSMGLKNKHSHIICRRCGKQSMHARHGVCSSCGFGKSSKIRGYNWTKKAAE, encoded by the coding sequence ATGACAAAAGGCACTCCATCAATGGGTTTGAAAAATAAGCATTCCCATATCATCTGTCGCCGCTGCGGTAAACAGTCTATGCACGCACGGCACGGAGTATGTTCATCATGCGGCTTTGGCAAAAGTTCAAAGATCCGTGGGTACAACTGGACGAAAAAAGCAGCAGAATAA
- the purF gene encoding amidophosphoribosyltransferase, with the protein MSGIAGIVDSRGVAYPLYYALHALQHRGQEAAGISTFDGLVFHMHKGPGQLSEVFCEKVLDRLVGNVGVGQVLYTQKAHRGRTENIQPFNFTFKNHKLSITVSVALINRETLRSEYEGKGHIFSTTTNAELIAAMIAHELISGVSAEDAFVNTMKRLSGAYAGVAVLDGVLYAFRDPLGTKPLCFGKTDFGFVVVSESEALDILSGTFEGDVRPGELLTITDDGISRRQVLESDHKAYCVFEYVYIARPDSVLDGVLVYDARRKIGACLAKNPPKADLVSPVPDSGIAFATGYASESGIPYIEGLLKNRYVGRTFIMPAQSLRENAVRMKMNPVRRHVAGKSVILVDDSIVRGTTSLRIVDMVKDFGADEVHLRIGSPPIVAPCYFGIDLATREELIAAGLNVESIREKIHATTLQYVSTEDLVASIGIPAEDLCMGCSSGRFPLEIPGECSGCCRKITPVKN; encoded by the coding sequence ATGAGTGGTATTGCAGGCATCGTCGACTCTCGAGGTGTCGCTTACCCCCTTTATTATGCTCTGCATGCCCTGCAGCACAGAGGGCAGGAAGCTGCGGGCATATCTACTTTTGACGGGCTTGTATTTCATATGCATAAAGGTCCCGGACAACTTTCCGAAGTGTTTTGTGAAAAGGTACTGGACCGTTTGGTCGGTAACGTGGGTGTGGGTCAGGTCTTATACACCCAGAAAGCACATCGGGGACGAACGGAAAATATTCAGCCGTTCAACTTTACGTTCAAAAACCACAAACTTTCCATTACCGTTTCTGTTGCTTTGATCAACCGCGAGACACTTCGGAGCGAGTATGAGGGTAAGGGACACATTTTTTCGACGACAACCAATGCTGAGCTGATAGCAGCGATGATCGCTCACGAGCTGATATCCGGTGTTTCAGCAGAAGATGCGTTCGTAAATACGATGAAACGGCTTTCCGGGGCGTATGCGGGAGTCGCCGTTCTGGATGGTGTTTTGTATGCATTCCGTGATCCCCTCGGCACAAAACCGTTGTGTTTTGGGAAGACCGATTTTGGTTTTGTCGTGGTTTCCGAAAGCGAGGCTCTGGATATTCTTTCAGGGACCTTTGAAGGGGATGTTCGCCCCGGCGAACTTCTCACAATAACAGATGACGGGATTTCCCGCCGTCAGGTCCTCGAATCTGACCATAAAGCATATTGCGTGTTTGAATACGTGTATATTGCGAGACCCGATTCGGTCCTTGACGGCGTGCTTGTATATGATGCCCGAAGAAAGATCGGGGCATGTCTTGCAAAAAATCCTCCGAAGGCTGATCTTGTTTCCCCGGTCCCTGACTCGGGCATTGCCTTTGCTACGGGATATGCCTCGGAATCCGGGATCCCGTATATCGAAGGTCTGTTAAAGAACAGATATGTCGGCAGGACCTTCATTATGCCGGCTCAAAGTCTCCGGGAAAATGCCGTACGGATGAAGATGAATCCGGTCCGCCGCCACGTGGCCGGAAAATCGGTTATCCTGGTGGACGACAGTATCGTTCGGGGAACCACATCCCTCAGGATCGTTGACATGGTCAAGGATTTCGGCGCTGATGAGGTCCACCTGAGGATAGGTTCCCCGCCGATCGTCGCTCCGTGTTATTTCGGGATCGATCTTGCTACCCGTGAGGAACTGATCGCCGCAGGTCTTAATGTGGAATCGATCCGTGAAAAGATCCATGCCACGACTCTTCAGTATGTATCGACCGAGGATCTCGTTGCTTCGATCGGAATCCCTGCCGAGGATCTTTGTATGGGATGTTCCAGCGGCAGATTCCCGCTTGAAATACCTGGCGAATGTTCGGGCTGCTGTAGAAAGATCACTCCGGTCAAAAACTAA
- the cofD gene encoding 2-phospho-L-lactate transferase codes for MITVFSGGTGTPKLIRGLRQILRDHEITVVVNTAEDLWMSGLYVSPDIDSILYLFSGLLNTESWWGIRGDSFETFHAMEKLGYTELLPLGDKDRATNIARAEFLRNGMTLTTATEKIAKGYGVSARILPMSDQGVTTYVVCEDDSLMHFQEYWVGRRGNVNIKGVVRKTADGSPLKTTPEVISAIEESDGVIIGPSNPVTSIGPILECAGVCEALQNKFTVAVSPFIGNRPISGPAAALMKAWGYESTSYGTWQIYKDVVDMFIQDIKDSAIEVPGAHRLDTIMTNEKKAESLAWDLLSYFPRK; via the coding sequence ATGATTACAGTTTTTTCCGGCGGAACAGGAACGCCCAAACTCATCCGCGGTCTCAGACAGATCCTGCGTGATCACGAGATCACTGTTGTCGTGAACACGGCTGAGGATCTCTGGATGTCGGGCCTGTATGTTTCTCCGGATATCGACTCTATTCTCTATCTCTTCTCCGGTCTTTTGAATACCGAATCCTGGTGGGGGATCCGCGGAGATTCCTTTGAGACATTTCATGCGATGGAAAAACTCGGCTACACTGAACTCCTGCCCCTTGGGGACAAGGACCGTGCCACGAATATTGCCCGTGCAGAGTTTCTCAGAAACGGAATGACCCTTACTACGGCCACCGAGAAGATCGCGAAAGGCTACGGCGTATCTGCGCGGATCCTTCCGATGTCGGATCAGGGTGTTACGACGTATGTGGTGTGTGAGGATGACTCCCTGATGCATTTTCAGGAGTACTGGGTGGGCAGACGCGGGAACGTGAATATCAAAGGAGTCGTCAGAAAAACAGCAGACGGTTCTCCGCTGAAAACCACCCCCGAGGTCATCTCGGCGATCGAGGAAAGTGATGGGGTTATCATCGGTCCCTCAAATCCGGTCACGAGCATCGGTCCTATCCTTGAGTGTGCCGGTGTATGTGAGGCTCTGCAAAACAAGTTCACGGTGGCCGTAAGTCCGTTTATCGGGAACCGGCCGATCAGCGGACCTGCCGCCGCTCTGATGAAGGCATGGGGCTATGAATCCACGTCCTACGGGACCTGGCAGATATACAAAGATGTGGTGGATATGTTCATTCAGGATATCAAGGATTCTGCAATAGAAGTGCCCGGAGCTCATCGTCTGGACACCATAATGACCAATGAAAAAAAGGCTGAATCCCTTGCGTGGGATCTGCTCTCGTACTTCCCGAGAAAATAA
- the pyrF gene encoding orotidine-5'-phosphate decarboxylase produces the protein MAELLLALDVKGAGEAVRVARACEGELDAIKIGYPLVLSTGMGIVKELAKSNIPIIADFKVADIPNTNTLICEEVFAAGCSGIITHAFCGSDSLQAIVDGAHDHGGHAFVVCEMSHPGALDFLSGENAERMAKMAKEAGADGIIAPATRPERTMILRNIIGSSMKIYSPGVGAQGAQPEDIKKYVDGIIVGRAIYESADPGKAAHEFRLRSL, from the coding sequence ATGGCCGAACTTCTTCTCGCACTTGATGTAAAAGGCGCCGGCGAAGCGGTCCGTGTAGCTCGGGCATGCGAAGGGGAACTCGATGCAATAAAAATCGGCTACCCGCTTGTCCTTTCGACCGGTATGGGAATCGTAAAGGAGCTGGCAAAATCCAACATCCCGATCATTGCCGATTTCAAAGTTGCCGACATTCCTAACACTAACACCCTTATCTGCGAAGAGGTCTTTGCAGCAGGATGCTCAGGGATCATCACCCACGCATTCTGCGGATCGGATTCTCTTCAGGCGATCGTGGACGGGGCACATGATCACGGGGGACATGCCTTTGTGGTCTGTGAAATGAGTCACCCCGGAGCTCTTGATTTTCTGAGCGGTGAGAATGCCGAACGAATGGCTAAGATGGCGAAGGAGGCAGGAGCCGACGGGATCATCGCTCCTGCGACAAGACCAGAGCGTACGATGATCTTAAGAAATATCATCGGCAGTTCGATGAAGATCTATTCGCCCGGTGTGGGTGCTCAGGGAGCACAGCCCGAAGATATCAAAAAATATGTTGACGGGATCATTGTCGGCCGTGCCATTTACGAATCAGCTGACCCAGGGAAAGCAGCGCACGAATTCCGCCTGCGTTCCCTCTGA
- a CDS encoding deoxyhypusine synthase, with product MHKHCSTPVKQFIPRGDMTVNELVCEMGKAGAYNGGSLFHAVEVYEKMLSDPDMTKFFALSGAMVPAGMGGIVTTLIEKGHIDVLTSTGANLTHDVIEAIGCHHYHGKAECDDVELRNDEINRIYDVFLPNDAFEDLEEFIQDVYCGLPEEPITISNLLKTIGNELDTGILAAAAKHDVPIYCPAFQDSVLGLQYWMFSQFHKKTILDAIGDMHVLMNQVFNVKKAGAVLVGGGVPKNFTLQSMLMTPNDFTYVIQLTGDRPDLGGLSGATLDEAKSWGKIGEGGTGVTVYGDATITLPILAAATLERLEGK from the coding sequence ATGCATAAACATTGTAGTACCCCGGTCAAGCAGTTTATCCCCCGCGGCGACATGACCGTGAATGAACTGGTCTGTGAGATGGGAAAAGCAGGAGCGTATAACGGAGGAAGTCTCTTCCATGCCGTAGAAGTGTACGAGAAAATGCTCTCCGACCCCGACATGACAAAGTTCTTCGCTCTTTCCGGAGCGATGGTCCCGGCGGGAATGGGAGGGATCGTAACTACACTCATAGAAAAAGGTCACATCGATGTTCTGACCTCAACAGGTGCAAACCTCACCCATGATGTCATCGAAGCGATCGGCTGTCATCACTATCATGGTAAAGCGGAGTGCGATGATGTCGAACTCCGAAACGATGAAATAAACCGGATCTACGATGTATTCCTGCCAAACGATGCATTCGAGGATCTGGAAGAGTTCATTCAGGACGTATACTGCGGGCTTCCTGAAGAGCCCATCACGATCAGCAATCTTCTGAAAACGATCGGCAATGAACTTGACACAGGGATCCTTGCAGCGGCAGCGAAACATGATGTCCCCATCTACTGCCCGGCATTTCAGGACTCGGTCCTTGGTCTCCAGTACTGGATGTTTTCCCAGTTCCATAAAAAGACGATCCTTGACGCGATCGGCGATATGCATGTTCTCATGAATCAGGTGTTCAATGTCAAAAAGGCCGGAGCGGTTTTAGTTGGCGGAGGGGTCCCGAAGAACTTCACGCTTCAGAGCATGCTGATGACGCCAAACGATTTCACCTATGTGATCCAGCTTACCGGAGACCGCCCCGACCTTGGCGGACTTTCCGGGGCGACGCTTGACGAAGCAAAGTCCTGGGGTAAGATCGGCGAGGGAGGGACCGGCGTTACCGTGTACGGCGATGCCACAATAACACTCCCGATTCTTGCCGCAGCAACGCTGGAGCGTCTGGAGGGAAAATAA